One genomic segment of Culturomica massiliensis includes these proteins:
- a CDS encoding NADH-dependent [FeFe] hydrogenase, group A6, with translation MEPTITLQIDHHTVEVARGTTILEAARGVGINIPSLCYMNLKDMCITNLPASCRICVVEVEGRRNLAPACATRCENGMQVHTSTLRVLNARKTVLELILSDHPNDCLICPKSGNCELQNLAIKLKIREMPFAGEQCSYKVESSPSLIRDMNKCIYCRRCEMMCNEVQTVGALGAVNRGFASIISPAFEQPLSESECTFCGQCVAVCPVGALTEMDHTNRLINDLNNPKKTVIVQTAPAVRAALGEEFGLASGTSVTGKMVAALRQLGFSKVFDTDFAADLTIMEEGSELLGRLTKYLEGDKSVRLPILTSCCPAWVNFFEHQFPDMLDIPSTARSPQQMFGSIAKTFWAEKMNIPRENLIVVSIMPCLAKKYECNRDEFKVDGDPDVNYSISTRELASLIKRANIDFNSLPDEDFDHPLGESTGAGVIFGASGGVMEAALRTAYELYTQKKLDKVDFEAVRGLENIKKATIELNGVKLNVGIAHGLGNARRLLEEIREGKSEYHAIEIMACPGGCIGGGGQPLHHGNSELLKARTRALYEEDRNKPLRKSHENPDIIKLYEEFLGKPMSEKAHHLLHTHYFNKSN, from the coding sequence ATGGAACCTACTATAACATTACAAATAGATCACCACACCGTCGAAGTTGCCAGAGGCACAACTATCCTTGAAGCGGCACGGGGTGTTGGGATCAATATTCCTTCACTTTGTTACATGAACCTGAAGGACATGTGCATCACCAACCTTCCGGCTTCATGCAGAATTTGTGTCGTAGAAGTTGAAGGTCGTCGTAACCTGGCTCCGGCCTGTGCAACCCGCTGTGAAAACGGTATGCAGGTACACACCAGTACGTTACGGGTATTGAATGCCCGCAAAACGGTATTGGAACTGATCCTTTCAGACCATCCCAACGACTGCCTGATCTGTCCGAAATCCGGAAACTGTGAATTACAGAATCTGGCCATAAAATTGAAGATCAGAGAAATGCCGTTTGCCGGCGAACAGTGTTCTTACAAGGTAGAAAGCTCACCTTCCCTGATCCGGGATATGAACAAATGTATCTATTGCCGGAGATGTGAAATGATGTGTAACGAAGTACAGACTGTCGGTGCACTGGGTGCTGTAAACCGGGGCTTTGCCTCCATCATATCCCCGGCATTCGAGCAACCGCTGAGTGAATCCGAATGTACCTTCTGCGGACAATGCGTTGCCGTATGTCCGGTGGGTGCATTGACGGAAATGGACCACACCAACCGTCTTATCAACGACCTCAATAATCCGAAAAAAACTGTGATCGTACAAACGGCTCCCGCCGTACGCGCTGCACTCGGAGAAGAATTCGGCCTGGCATCCGGCACTTCCGTAACCGGAAAAATGGTTGCCGCACTCCGGCAACTGGGTTTTTCGAAAGTATTCGACACCGATTTTGCTGCCGACCTGACCATTATGGAAGAAGGCTCTGAATTACTGGGACGTCTGACAAAATACCTGGAAGGAGACAAAAGCGTACGCCTTCCGATCCTGACATCCTGTTGTCCGGCATGGGTCAATTTCTTCGAACACCAGTTCCCGGATATGCTCGACATCCCCTCTACTGCCCGTTCACCCCAGCAAATGTTCGGCTCTATTGCCAAAACCTTCTGGGCTGAAAAGATGAATATTCCGCGCGAAAACCTGATCGTGGTTTCCATCATGCCGTGTCTGGCTAAGAAATACGAATGCAATCGCGACGAATTCAAGGTAGACGGCGATCCGGATGTAAACTACTCCATCTCCACCCGCGAATTGGCATCGCTTATCAAACGGGCCAACATCGACTTCAACAGTCTGCCTGACGAAGATTTCGATCATCCGTTGGGAGAATCTACCGGAGCGGGTGTTATCTTCGGAGCTTCCGGCGGCGTGATGGAAGCAGCATTACGTACAGCCTACGAATTGTATACGCAAAAGAAACTGGATAAAGTAGACTTCGAAGCCGTACGCGGACTCGAAAACATCAAAAAAGCAACGATAGAACTGAACGGAGTGAAATTGAATGTCGGTATTGCTCACGGTCTGGGAAATGCAAGACGGTTACTGGAAGAAATCCGCGAAGGTAAATCCGAATACCACGCCATCGAAATTATGGCCTGTCCGGGCGGATGCATCGGTGGCGGCGGACAACCTCTGCACCACGGCAATTCAGAATTGCTTAAAGCCCGTACCCGGGCTCTTTATGAGGAAGACCGTAACAAACCGCTTCGCAAATCACACGAGAATCCCGATATTATCAAATTATATGAGGAATTTCTGGGTAAACCGATGAGTGAAAAAGCACACCATCTGTTACATACCCACTATTTCAACAAAAGTAATTAA
- a CDS encoding glycosyltransferase — protein sequence MKALFLTFHGFDAANGISKKIHYQVRALEANGLETYLCYLSEEHGRKQRMAGKQVIADYGTGWRSKISKRIEFDSIVRFVVREKIKLVYMRSAHNANPFTIRLVRRLKQEGCRVIMEIPTYPYDQEYVTFRMKIGLYLDRYYRKKLARCLDGIVTFSDYKTIFGIPTIQISNGIDFEAIPLKHALNTPERELHLIGVAEIHYWHGYDRLIKGMAEYYATQPDYKVYFHLIGDFFSARERNEIVPLIGQSGLGPYVILHGALHGKALDNLFDRCDMGIGSLGRHRSGIQHIKTLKNREYAARGIPFIYSETDTDFENRPYILKVPANEAPVNIGRLIAFYRQLSVSPSGIRASIQELSWERQIKKVLERIF from the coding sequence ATGAAAGCACTTTTTCTCACATTCCACGGTTTCGACGCAGCCAACGGCATCAGCAAAAAGATTCATTATCAAGTCCGTGCATTGGAAGCCAACGGTTTAGAAACTTACCTGTGCTATCTGTCCGAAGAACACGGCCGGAAACAACGCATGGCCGGCAAGCAAGTCATTGCCGATTACGGCACAGGCTGGAGAAGCAAAATAAGCAAACGGATCGAATTCGATTCCATCGTTCGCTTTGTCGTCCGGGAAAAAATAAAATTGGTATATATGCGCTCCGCCCACAATGCCAATCCTTTTACCATCCGACTGGTGCGGCGGCTGAAACAGGAGGGGTGCCGGGTAATCATGGAAATCCCCACCTATCCCTACGACCAGGAATACGTGACCTTCCGCATGAAAATCGGTTTATACCTCGACCGTTATTACCGTAAAAAACTGGCCCGTTGCCTCGACGGTATCGTTACCTTTTCCGACTATAAAACAATCTTCGGTATCCCGACCATACAAATTTCCAATGGTATAGATTTCGAAGCAATCCCCTTGAAACACGCCCTCAATACACCGGAGCGTGAACTGCATCTCATCGGAGTAGCAGAAATCCATTACTGGCACGGATACGACCGCCTGATAAAAGGAATGGCAGAATACTACGCCACGCAACCTGACTATAAAGTATATTTCCACCTTATAGGCGACTTTTTCAGTGCCCGCGAGCGTAATGAAATTGTCCCCCTTATCGGACAATCCGGGCTCGGGCCCTATGTCATTCTCCACGGAGCATTACACGGCAAGGCACTGGATAACCTGTTCGACCGCTGCGATATGGGAATCGGTAGTCTGGGACGCCATCGCAGCGGCATACAGCACATCAAAACCCTGAAAAACAGAGAATATGCAGCCAGAGGTATTCCTTTTATCTACTCGGAAACGGATACTGATTTTGAAAACCGTCCTTACATCCTAAAAGTCCCGGCAAACGAAGCCCCCGTCAACATCGGCCGGCTCATCGCTTTCTACCGGCAACTCTCCGTCTCACCTTCCGGAATCAGAGCTTCCATTCAGGAACTCTCCTGGGAAAGACAGATAAAAAAAGTATTGGAACGAATATTTTAA
- a CDS encoding ATP-binding protein, giving the protein MKDLASHIMDIVQNSVRANAQNIEITVEEHWSDDLLTITVKDDGDGMDEETLQRVRDPFFTSRTVRKVGLGIPLFQQNAERTGGSLSITSQQGKGTIVEARFMHSHIDRPPLGNMAETISLLIAANPEREFLYTHCSDRGTFSIDTRELKNMLEGIPVNHPEIIMGIQEMIKENEKEITE; this is encoded by the coding sequence GTGAAAGACCTGGCTTCCCATATCATGGATATTGTCCAGAACTCAGTTCGGGCCAATGCACAAAATATAGAAATTACCGTAGAGGAACATTGGTCCGATGATTTATTGACGATCACAGTGAAAGACGATGGAGACGGGATGGACGAAGAAACCCTGCAACGGGTGCGGGATCCTTTTTTTACCAGCCGTACAGTCCGTAAAGTCGGACTCGGCATCCCGCTATTTCAACAAAACGCAGAGCGTACAGGGGGTTCATTAAGTATTACTTCACAGCAAGGGAAAGGGACAATCGTGGAAGCCCGGTTTATGCATTCTCACATAGACCGCCCTCCACTCGGTAACATGGCGGAAACCATCAGTTTACTGATCGCTGCCAACCCTGAAAGAGAATTTTTATATACCCATTGCTCCGATCGCGGTACATTCAGCATCGATACCCGTGAACTGAAAAACATGCTGGAAGGCATTCCGGTCAACCACCCGGAAATCATCATGGGAATACAGGAAATGATAAAAGAAAATGAAAAAGAAATTACAGAATAG
- a CDS encoding (2Fe-2S) ferredoxin domain-containing protein — protein MEKIKTLADLKKIRDNVQAKIDLREKSEHPENMIQIKVAMATCGIASGSKETMNYFLSHLEENGIAAVVTQTGCMGYCFAEPTVEITKPGKEPIVFGHVNCEKAEEIIQKYLKHDELVEGIIPVNYDTIEH, from the coding sequence ATGGAAAAAATAAAAACACTCGCCGACCTGAAAAAAATCAGGGACAATGTTCAGGCTAAAATAGACCTGCGCGAAAAAAGCGAACATCCCGAAAACATGATACAGATAAAAGTAGCTATGGCTACCTGCGGTATCGCATCCGGGAGTAAGGAAACAATGAACTATTTCCTTTCTCATCTGGAAGAAAACGGGATTGCAGCCGTGGTGACACAGACGGGTTGTATGGGCTATTGTTTTGCAGAGCCGACAGTAGAAATTACAAAACCCGGAAAAGAACCGATCGTCTTCGGTCATGTCAACTGTGAAAAAGCAGAAGAAATCATCCAGAAATATCTGAAACACGATGAACTGGTAGAAGGAATTATTCCGGTAAATTACGACACTATTGAACATTGA
- a CDS encoding endonuclease/exonuclease/phosphatase family protein produces MAALRFFFYLLMKPIAIGMAVLGLTGILAPYIDPNTWWVPAFSGLFMPVILIGNFFLLIFWGFHKKIWLVLPLITILLNYNYLFSIFQNPWKKLPEISDAGKVLHIASYNVEGFYEISHSPKGYALLRKLSLENIDILCVQEHCEEVNLDSATIRERIPLPFRCTFFNRRTSWANFGISVYSRHPIIRHTDIDFHSETNAAMWVDILVGQDTIRVFNNHLQTTNVSLNKKKYYEYKSVKNWKGQAHTLVNLLEQLKENFQIRARQSQLVRQIIDTTKYPVIVCGDFNDTPVSYAFNHIRNHDLTDGFRACGKGYGHSFKGIKGLLRIDFIAYDSHFVGLTYDSPSLPGSDHNPIVMKLLKKKE; encoded by the coding sequence ATGGCTGCCTTAAGGTTTTTCTTTTACCTTTTAATGAAACCTATAGCCATAGGTATGGCCGTCTTGGGATTAACCGGCATACTGGCACCGTATATTGACCCTAATACATGGTGGGTACCTGCATTTTCCGGATTATTTATGCCTGTCATTCTTATCGGCAACTTCTTTTTACTGATATTCTGGGGATTTCACAAAAAAATATGGCTGGTTTTGCCTTTAATTACAATCTTATTAAATTACAATTACCTTTTTTCCATCTTCCAGAATCCCTGGAAAAAATTACCTGAAATTTCAGATGCGGGAAAAGTTTTGCACATTGCCAGCTACAATGTCGAAGGATTTTACGAAATCAGCCATTCTCCGAAAGGCTATGCACTGCTTCGCAAACTGTCTCTTGAAAATATAGACATTCTCTGTGTACAGGAACATTGCGAAGAAGTCAATCTGGATTCAGCCACCATCCGTGAAAGAATCCCTCTCCCGTTTCGTTGTACGTTTTTCAATCGCCGGACTTCGTGGGCCAATTTCGGTATCAGCGTATACAGCCGTCATCCTATAATACGGCATACCGATATCGACTTTCACTCCGAAACGAATGCTGCCATGTGGGTAGATATCCTGGTAGGCCAGGATACCATACGGGTTTTTAACAACCACCTGCAAACCACGAATGTCAGTCTGAACAAAAAGAAATATTACGAGTACAAAAGTGTAAAAAACTGGAAAGGCCAGGCCCACACCCTCGTCAACCTATTGGAACAACTGAAAGAAAACTTTCAGATCCGTGCCCGCCAATCTCAACTTGTCCGGCAAATAATAGATACGACGAAATACCCCGTGATTGTCTGCGGAGATTTTAACGACACCCCGGTCTCCTATGCTTTCAACCACATCCGCAATCACGACCTTACCGACGGCTTCCGGGCCTGTGGCAAAGGCTACGGCCACTCGTTCAAAGGCATCAAAGGCTTGTTGCGAATCGACTTCATTGCCTATGATTCCCACTTCGTCGGTTTGACATACGACTCTCCCAGCCTTCCGGGAAGCGACCACAATCCGATAGTAATGAAATTACTTAAAAAAAAAGAGTAA
- the nuoE gene encoding NADH-quinone oxidoreductase subunit NuoE → MSEIKLSENKVKELVQICESFGNQPGELINILHKAQDKFGYLPREVQEIIARQLSIPVSKVYGVVTFYSFFTMTPKGEHPISVCMGTACYVRGAEKVLDEFKRVLGINVGETTADGKYSLTSLRCVGACGLAPVVLIGEKVFGRVVPGDVEKIVKELE, encoded by the coding sequence ATGTCAGAAATAAAATTATCCGAAAATAAAGTCAAAGAGTTGGTGCAGATCTGTGAATCATTCGGTAACCAACCCGGCGAACTGATCAACATACTTCACAAAGCACAGGATAAATTCGGTTATCTGCCCCGTGAAGTACAGGAAATCATAGCCCGCCAACTGTCTATTCCGGTTTCCAAAGTATACGGTGTCGTTACCTTCTATTCATTCTTTACAATGACCCCCAAAGGCGAACATCCCATTTCCGTATGTATGGGAACCGCCTGTTACGTACGAGGAGCAGAAAAAGTACTCGACGAATTCAAACGTGTACTGGGAATCAACGTCGGCGAAACCACTGCCGACGGTAAATACTCACTCACCAGTCTCCGTTGCGTCGGTGCATGCGGTCTGGCGCCGGTTGTACTCATCGGCGAAAAAGTATTCGGCCGTGTCGTTCCCGGAGATGTCGAAAAAATCGTAAAAGAACTCGAGTAA
- a CDS encoding NADH-quinone oxidoreductase subunit NuoF produces MSYKMHILVCGGTGCRASSSKNIISRMEDYLKEKNLEDEVQVIATGCFGFCEKGPIVKIMPDNTFYTQVKPEDAEEIINEHIIKGRKVERLLYKDPEKKAAVSDSKHMGFYKKQLRIALRNCGFIDPENIEEYIGRDGYAALAKCLSEMTPEEVINEIKLSGLRGRGGGGFPTGLKWEFARKYQSDCKYVVCNADEGDPGAFMDRSIMEGDPHSVIEAMAICGYSIGADKGLVYIRAEYPLAIERLRIAIRQAEEFGLLGKNIMGTGFCFNIEIRYGAGAFVCGEETALIHSMEGKRGEPTTKPPFPAESGYLNKPTNVNNVETLANIPVILTKGANWFNKIGTEKSKGTKVFALAGKINNVGLIEVPMGTTLREVIYEIGGGIKNGKKFKAVQTGGPSGGCLTEKHLDTPIDFDNLIAAGSMMGSGGMIVMDEDDCMVAVAKFYLEFIVEESCGKCSPCRIGNKRLLEILTRITEGKGSMDDLDMLRNLSHVIKDTALCGLGQTSPNPVLSTLENFYDEYIAHIQDKKCPSGKCKALLSFRIDPQLCVGCTLCSRNCPVDAIIGERKEAHFIDTSKCIKCGTCMEKCKFKAISAV; encoded by the coding sequence ATGAGTTATAAAATGCATATTCTTGTATGTGGGGGTACCGGATGCCGCGCTTCCTCCAGCAAGAACATCATCAGCAGAATGGAAGATTACCTCAAAGAAAAAAATCTGGAGGATGAAGTACAAGTTATTGCTACCGGTTGTTTCGGTTTCTGCGAAAAAGGGCCGATTGTAAAGATCATGCCCGACAATACGTTTTACACCCAGGTAAAACCGGAAGATGCGGAAGAAATCATCAATGAGCATATCATAAAAGGCCGGAAAGTAGAACGCCTGCTCTACAAAGATCCGGAAAAGAAAGCGGCCGTAAGCGACTCCAAACACATGGGGTTTTATAAAAAGCAATTGCGTATTGCATTGCGTAATTGCGGGTTCATCGATCCGGAAAATATTGAAGAATACATCGGACGGGACGGTTATGCTGCATTGGCAAAATGCCTTTCCGAAATGACGCCGGAGGAAGTCATCAATGAAATTAAACTTTCCGGACTACGCGGACGCGGGGGCGGCGGTTTCCCTACCGGATTGAAATGGGAATTTGCCCGCAAATACCAGTCTGATTGCAAATACGTCGTATGCAATGCCGACGAAGGCGATCCGGGAGCTTTTATGGACCGTTCGATTATGGAGGGCGACCCGCATTCGGTCATCGAAGCGATGGCCATTTGCGGATACAGTATCGGAGCCGACAAAGGTTTGGTATACATCCGGGCCGAATACCCATTGGCCATTGAACGCCTGCGGATAGCCATCCGCCAGGCGGAAGAATTCGGTTTGCTCGGTAAAAATATTATGGGTACCGGCTTCTGTTTCAATATTGAAATCCGGTATGGAGCCGGAGCTTTTGTATGCGGGGAAGAAACCGCCCTGATCCATTCCATGGAAGGAAAACGCGGTGAACCGACAACAAAACCTCCCTTCCCTGCCGAATCGGGTTATTTGAACAAACCGACAAATGTAAACAATGTTGAAACCCTGGCCAATATTCCGGTAATCCTTACCAAAGGAGCCAATTGGTTCAATAAGATCGGTACCGAAAAGTCCAAAGGAACCAAAGTTTTTGCTTTGGCCGGCAAGATCAACAATGTCGGACTTATTGAAGTGCCTATGGGAACAACTTTACGTGAAGTCATTTACGAAATCGGAGGAGGCATCAAAAACGGTAAGAAATTCAAAGCTGTCCAAACCGGAGGCCCTTCCGGCGGATGCCTGACAGAAAAGCACCTGGATACTCCGATCGATTTCGACAATCTGATTGCCGCCGGCTCGATGATGGGCTCCGGAGGTATGATCGTTATGGACGAAGACGACTGTATGGTAGCTGTTGCCAAATTCTATCTGGAATTCATTGTGGAAGAATCCTGCGGAAAATGTTCCCCCTGCCGTATCGGCAATAAACGGTTACTTGAAATCTTAACCCGGATTACGGAAGGCAAAGGCAGCATGGACGACCTGGATATGCTCCGCAACCTCAGTCATGTCATCAAAGACACAGCCCTTTGCGGTCTTGGACAAACTTCTCCTAACCCGGTACTTTCTACCTTGGAAAATTTCTACGATGAATACATTGCTCACATTCAGGATAAGAAGTGTCCTTCCGGAAAATGTAAAGCACTGCTTTCTTTCCGTATCGATCCGCAACTGTGCGTAGGCTGTACCCTTTGCTCCCGCAATTGTCCGGTTGACGCTATCATCGGAGAACGCAAGGAAGCCCACTTTATTGATACCTCCAAATGTATCAAATGCGGTACCTGCATGGAAAAATGTAAATTTAAGGCAATCAGTGCCGTCTAA
- a CDS encoding lipopolysaccharide biosynthesis protein, whose translation MAESRVQKSIQNAKVNLIFYFITLFLSFFSRKIFLDCLGDDFVGLTGTLGNLLNFLNLAELGIGAAIGTVLYKPIFDCDREKINEIISVFGYFYRKVGFVIAGGGIALSAFLPLIFAKTEFDLALIYFAFYAFLTSALIGYFANYKQVLLGADQRNYVVIAYFQTSNLIKTFIQIALAYYTRNYYYWVAVELCFGVIYSIILNWKIRKVYPWLRSEIRNGRLLRKRYPLIMTYSRQLFVHKIGSLVQFQIKPLLIYSFVSLQVVAFYGNYSLIIDKVILLIKNMLGSTGAGVGNLVAEGDKVKIRKIYWELTALNYFIAGLFVFAVYHLIQPFIVLWVGPEYVLSRWVLIILLGNMFIMQTRGTNDQFLYAYSLFHDIWAPIVETVVSISISLAGGYYWGLEGVLLGSVISMFFIVVLWKPYFLYRRGFQDKLREYWWGIVRYILLILVAWIITSGIIRYVSIDPYRSYWNWIQFALVIVGILGGVLFTFFCLFSAGFRYFLKRVKERLKLKFKIKA comes from the coding sequence ATGGCGGAGTCAAGAGTTCAAAAGAGTATCCAGAATGCAAAAGTAAATCTAATATTCTATTTTATTACTTTATTTTTGTCGTTCTTTTCCCGGAAAATATTTTTAGATTGCCTGGGGGATGATTTTGTGGGGTTGACCGGAACATTGGGTAATTTGCTGAATTTTCTGAATCTGGCCGAATTGGGGATCGGGGCTGCTATCGGTACGGTATTGTATAAGCCGATTTTTGATTGCGACCGGGAGAAAATCAATGAGATTATCTCGGTGTTCGGCTATTTTTATCGGAAAGTGGGATTTGTTATTGCCGGAGGCGGGATTGCTTTATCTGCTTTCTTACCCCTTATTTTTGCAAAGACGGAATTTGACTTGGCTTTGATTTATTTTGCTTTTTATGCTTTTCTGACTTCGGCATTGATCGGCTATTTTGCAAATTATAAGCAAGTATTACTGGGAGCCGACCAGCGGAATTATGTTGTAATCGCCTATTTTCAGACTTCGAATCTCATTAAGACTTTCATTCAGATTGCTTTGGCTTATTATACCCGGAATTATTATTACTGGGTAGCGGTTGAGTTGTGTTTCGGGGTGATCTATAGTATTATATTGAATTGGAAAATTCGGAAAGTATATCCCTGGCTGCGTTCAGAGATTCGCAACGGCAGGTTGCTGCGTAAGCGCTATCCGTTGATTATGACTTATTCGAGGCAATTATTTGTACACAAAATAGGTTCTTTGGTACAATTTCAGATCAAGCCTTTATTGATCTATAGTTTTGTATCTTTACAGGTTGTTGCCTTTTACGGAAACTATTCGTTGATTATCGATAAGGTGATTTTGCTTATCAAAAATATGCTGGGAAGCACAGGGGCCGGGGTGGGTAATCTGGTGGCGGAAGGGGATAAAGTAAAAATCCGGAAAATATATTGGGAATTGACGGCTTTGAATTATTTTATTGCGGGTTTGTTTGTATTTGCCGTTTATCACCTGATACAGCCTTTTATTGTATTGTGGGTAGGGCCGGAGTATGTATTGAGTCGTTGGGTATTGATTATTTTGTTGGGGAATATGTTTATTATGCAGACCCGGGGTACGAATGATCAGTTTTTATATGCCTACAGTCTTTTTCATGATATATGGGCTCCGATTGTGGAGACGGTCGTCAGTATTTCCATATCTTTGGCCGGAGGATATTATTGGGGGTTGGAAGGCGTATTGTTGGGAAGTGTGATAAGTATGTTTTTTATTGTGGTTTTATGGAAACCCTATTTTTTATACCGGAGAGGCTTTCAGGACAAACTTCGGGAATACTGGTGGGGTATCGTCAGGTATATTCTTTTGATCTTGGTTGCCTGGATCATAACGTCCGGAATTATCCGTTATGTTTCCATCGATCCTTACCGGAGTTATTGGAACTGGATACAGTTTGCCCTTGTGATCGTCGGTATTCTGGGGGGAGTGTTGTTTACCTTCTTTTGTTTATTCAGTGCAGGATTCCGTTATTTTTTGAAACGTGTGAAGGAACGCTTGAAACTGAAATTTAAAATCAAAGCCTGA
- a CDS encoding PHP domain-containing protein: MKTRYADLHIHTVLSPCGDLEMSPANILRTARQKGLDIIGITDHNSTREAKIIRDAAENTGLFVLAGAEVTTREEVHCLAFFEEDGQLTDFQTYLDTYLPDIPNNPEKFGYQVVADIQDNIIYEEPKLLISAITPGLEEIEKKVHSLQGIFIPAHIDKSHFSILSQLGFIPPSLQCDALELSPHTTYTSFIHNYDYLKNYPFIRSSDAHYLPDIGKVSTPFELDEISFSTIREAIHNSRF; encoded by the coding sequence ATGAAAACACGATATGCCGATTTACATATACACACAGTCCTTTCTCCCTGCGGGGATTTGGAAATGAGTCCGGCAAACATATTGCGAACTGCCCGCCAAAAAGGACTGGATATTATCGGCATAACCGATCATAATTCGACACGGGAAGCAAAAATCATCCGCGATGCAGCTGAAAATACGGGACTATTTGTACTCGCCGGAGCCGAAGTGACCACTCGCGAAGAAGTGCATTGTCTTGCATTCTTTGAAGAAGACGGGCAACTGACAGACTTTCAGACATACCTGGATACATATCTTCCCGATATTCCGAACAATCCGGAAAAATTCGGCTATCAGGTCGTCGCCGATATTCAGGACAATATTATATATGAAGAACCTAAATTATTGATCTCTGCCATCACCCCGGGTTTGGAAGAAATCGAAAAAAAAGTACACAGCCTGCAAGGTATTTTCATTCCCGCTCACATCGACAAAAGTCATTTCAGCATATTGTCACAATTGGGGTTTATTCCTCCCTCTCTACAATGCGATGCGCTGGAATTAAGTCCCCACACAACGTACACATCCTTTATACACAATTACGATTACCTGAAAAACTATCCTTTCATCCGGTCCTCCGATGCACATTATCTGCCGGATATCGGAAAGGTATCGACTCCTTTCGAACTGGACGAAATATCGTTCTCCACTATCCGGGAAGCCATACACAATAGCAGGTTTTAA
- a CDS encoding DRTGG domain-containing protein, with the protein MKVADIVEKLGLEICCGTAGINREIKGGYTSDLLSDVMGNAQEGNLWITLQTHKNVMAIASLKELSAVILVKGYKPEEDTVTESEAEGIPILSTTKQTFEITGEIYELLKQK; encoded by the coding sequence ATGAAAGTCGCAGATATCGTCGAAAAATTAGGACTGGAAATATGTTGCGGAACAGCCGGAATAAACCGCGAAATCAAAGGCGGATACACATCCGATCTGTTGAGTGACGTCATGGGAAACGCCCAGGAAGGAAACTTGTGGATCACCTTGCAGACACATAAAAACGTAATGGCCATCGCTTCGCTGAAAGAACTATCGGCCGTTATTCTGGTGAAAGGTTACAAGCCGGAAGAGGATACCGTCACCGAAAGTGAAGCCGAAGGCATCCCGATACTTTCCACTACAAAACAGACCTTTGAAATTACAGGCGAGATATACGAACTGCTGAAACAAAAATAA